The region CCTGCCTAGAAGGGTGTTCGCCCGAGCCCTCATGATCCAATCGAAGCATAGAGACTTCTCGTGGTACTCATCACCTCGATATACTACATGTAAGATGTACGTATATACATCCCGGCTCCACCTCCAGTTCTCATACACCTCATCCTCGGAAAACGACTACATCGTCCTCTCCATCATCGTCACTCACACGTCCCGTGAGCTCCTCCACCTCGACCAGCCTCGGAGACTCCTCTCTATCCTCATCCCTAACAACCGGCACATAATCCTCCCTCTCCCTAAAACATTCCCAAAGCCATTCATTCGCCGCCCCGATATCATCCGCCACCCAACCCTTGACCTCAAACTCCATTAGTTCATCCCAGAACCTGGTGATCGGTCCAACCATCCTCCCAGGCCACGTTTTGTGTATGGCGTCGAGATCCGTATCACCACGGCGGCGCGCACTAAGGTTAAGTACATTAGAAACGTTGAAGTCGATGATGACGATGC is a window of Pyrenophora tritici-repentis strain M4 chromosome 2, whole genome shotgun sequence DNA encoding:
- a CDS encoding Amelogenin multi-domain protein; translated protein: MQKILEAETFVYNAGVHHRDMSPRNVMLVSHSDIYTAPDPRIVIIDFNVSNVLNLSARRRGDTDLDAIHKTWPGRMVGPITRFWDELMEFEVKGWVADDIGAANEWLWECFREREDYVPVVRDEDREESPRLVEVEELTGRVSDDDGEDDVVVFRG